In a genomic window of Pseudomonas oryzihabitans:
- the tssA gene encoding type VI secretion system protein TssA encodes MTLLPPLALDYISIADQPIKADNFAGEDCRYSLEFERLETACHDTQALHRDLKTDWAATAEQATMFLRQQSKDLRVAAWLTWALQQTQSWAGLQAGLALLERLVESYWDVLHPRKDRTRAAACLWLCGRLDGLFDTATLNSLEASWLEVFSTQLARLEQLLQPRLGDQAPLLLPLVRRLDEQQRRQAQSVSSPAAVTPASVSTPAAQPLTQGPVESDKDAHRLLRQLQEAARGLSGWWLRQRAGDPRALRLNRALLWSGIDSLPAHDAQGITGLRGLPADRLRFFQERQAAGDAATLLGELEISLARAPFWLDGQRLAWECLQSLAAEASCREIEWPLILLLERLPGLEALAFHDGQPFADTQTRLWLAGLASRTAPQPAALANESSQDAWTVALAEALVELRGSGLKTAVRRLQQGRLHAQGERQRLLWDLASVQLLLQARQFELAHFQLAALDAEHGALLARWEPQLALEILQARRQCLEALPVTADSRAQLQQLRPRLCRLDLEAALD; translated from the coding sequence ATGACTTTATTGCCCCCGCTCGCACTCGATTATATAAGTATTGCCGATCAGCCTATTAAAGCCGACAACTTCGCAGGCGAAGACTGTCGTTATAGCCTGGAGTTCGAGCGACTCGAGACGGCCTGCCACGATACCCAGGCGCTGCACCGCGACCTCAAGACCGATTGGGCCGCCACTGCGGAGCAGGCCACGATGTTTTTGCGGCAGCAATCCAAGGATCTGCGTGTCGCCGCCTGGCTGACCTGGGCGCTGCAGCAGACTCAGAGCTGGGCCGGACTGCAGGCCGGGCTGGCGCTACTCGAACGGCTGGTGGAAAGCTATTGGGACGTCCTGCATCCGCGCAAGGACCGTACCCGCGCAGCGGCGTGCCTCTGGCTGTGCGGCCGGTTGGACGGCCTCTTCGACACCGCCACGCTCAACAGCCTTGAGGCCTCTTGGCTGGAGGTCTTCAGCACTCAGCTCGCCCGCTTGGAGCAGTTGCTGCAACCGCGGCTGGGCGATCAGGCACCGCTGCTGCTGCCGCTGGTTCGGCGTCTGGACGAACAGCAGCGACGCCAGGCGCAGAGCGTCTCGTCGCCTGCTGCCGTCACCCCGGCCAGCGTATCCACCCCCGCCGCTCAGCCGCTCACCCAGGGCCCGGTGGAATCGGACAAGGACGCCCATCGTCTGCTGCGCCAGTTGCAAGAAGCTGCCCGTGGCCTGAGCGGTTGGTGGTTGCGGCAGCGTGCCGGCGATCCGCGCGCCCTGCGGCTGAATCGAGCGCTGCTGTGGAGCGGCATCGACAGCCTGCCCGCCCACGATGCCCAGGGGATCACCGGCTTGCGCGGCCTGCCGGCCGATCGCCTGAGATTCTTCCAGGAGCGCCAGGCCGCGGGTGATGCCGCGACGCTCTTGGGCGAACTGGAAATCAGCCTGGCACGGGCACCTTTCTGGCTGGACGGCCAGCGCCTGGCCTGGGAGTGCCTGCAGAGTCTGGCGGCCGAAGCCAGCTGCCGGGAGATCGAATGGCCGCTGATCCTCTTGCTGGAGCGGCTGCCCGGACTCGAAGCCCTGGCCTTCCATGACGGTCAACCCTTCGCCGACACCCAGACCCGGCTCTGGCTGGCAGGTCTGGCGAGCCGGACCGCACCCCAGCCCGCCGCCCTTGCCAACGAGTCGAGCCAGGACGCCTGGACGGTCGCACTCGCCGAAGCCCTGGTGGAGCTGCGCGGCAGCGGACTCAAGACCGCCGTGCGCCGCCTGCAACAAGGTCGGCTCCATGCCCAGGGCGAGCGTCAGCGTCTGCTCTGGGATCTGGCCAGCGTCCAGCTGTTGCTTCAGGCCCGCCAATTCGAACTGGCGCATTTCCAACTCGCCGCTCTGGACGCCGAGCACGGCGCCCTGCTGGCACGCTGGGAGCCGCAACTGGCGCTGGAGATCCTCCAGGCCCGCCGCCAGTGCCTGGAAGCCCTACCCGTCACCGCCGATAGCCGGGCGCAGCTGCAACAGTTGCGCCCAAGACTCTGCCGTCTCGATCTCGAAGCGGCGCTCGACTGA
- the radC gene encoding RadC family protein codes for MSIKDWPAQERPREKLLEQGAQALTDAELLAIFLRTGVAGKSAVDLARQLLGEFGSLRALLEADLAAFSSHLGLGPAKYSQLQAVLEMGRRHLAEGLRRDSALESPQQVRDYLKARLRHEPHEIFGCLFLDTRHRVLAFEVLFHGTIDGASVYPRQVVKRALAHNAAAVILTHNHPSGVAEPSQADRLLTTRLKEALGFVDVRVLDHFIVGDGEPLSMAEYGWL; via the coding sequence ATGAGCATCAAGGATTGGCCGGCCCAGGAGCGGCCGCGGGAGAAATTGCTGGAACAGGGTGCCCAGGCGCTCACCGACGCCGAGTTGCTGGCGATCTTCCTGCGCACCGGCGTGGCGGGCAAAAGCGCGGTGGACCTCGCCCGCCAGTTGCTCGGTGAATTCGGCAGCTTGAGGGCCTTGCTGGAGGCCGATCTCGCCGCCTTCAGCAGCCACCTGGGGCTGGGCCCGGCCAAGTACAGCCAGTTACAGGCGGTGTTGGAAATGGGCCGGCGCCACCTGGCCGAAGGCCTCCGGCGCGATTCGGCGCTGGAAAGCCCGCAGCAGGTCCGCGATTATCTCAAGGCGCGCCTACGCCATGAGCCCCACGAAATCTTTGGCTGCCTGTTCCTCGACACCCGTCACCGGGTGCTGGCCTTCGAAGTCTTGTTCCACGGCACCATCGACGGCGCCAGCGTCTATCCCCGCCAAGTGGTCAAGCGTGCCCTCGCCCACAACGCCGCTGCCGTCATCCTGACCCACAACCACCCCTCCGGCGTCGCCGAACCCAGCCAGGCCGACCGCCTGCTCACCACCCGGTTGAAGGAGGCACTGGGCTTCGTGGATGTGCGGGTGCTGGATCATTTCATCGTAGGGGATGGCGAGCCGCTGTCCATGGCGGAATATGGCTGGCTCTGA
- the coaBC gene encoding bifunctional phosphopantothenoylcysteine decarboxylase/phosphopantothenate--cysteine ligase CoaBC, with translation MQRLHRKRILLGVGGGIAAYKSAELVRRLKDQGAEVRVVLTRGGREFITPLTLQALSGLPVHLDLLDPAAEAAMGHIELARWADLVLVAPATADIMARLAQGVADDLLTTLVLATDARVALAPAMNQAMWRDPATQANAELLRSRGITLFGPASGSQACGDVGPGRMLEATELAQLAADCFQRLDLTGRHVVITAGPTQENIDPVRYITNHSSGRMGFALAEAAAEAGARVSLVSGPVHLATPDRVERIDVVSARDMLAACEALMPCDVLIASAAVADYRPEVIAPHKLKKDPTRGDGLLLELVRNPDILATLAGRPDRPFSVGFAAETQNLLEYAQRKLRDKNLDLIVANDVANPAIGFNSEDNAVTVIDRGLHEIRFEQTSKGKIARQLIALISIHLKDTAKTHA, from the coding sequence ATGCAGCGGCTCCATCGTAAACGCATCCTGTTGGGCGTCGGAGGTGGCATCGCCGCTTACAAGAGCGCCGAGCTGGTGCGCCGGCTCAAGGATCAGGGCGCCGAGGTGCGGGTGGTGCTGACCCGCGGTGGGCGCGAATTCATCACACCGCTGACGCTACAGGCACTGTCCGGCCTGCCCGTGCATCTGGATCTGCTGGACCCGGCTGCCGAAGCGGCCATGGGTCATATCGAACTGGCCCGCTGGGCCGATCTGGTGCTGGTCGCCCCGGCCACCGCCGATATCATGGCCCGCCTGGCCCAGGGCGTGGCGGACGACTTGCTCACCACCCTGGTGCTGGCCACCGATGCCCGGGTCGCCCTGGCACCCGCCATGAACCAGGCGATGTGGCGCGATCCGGCCACCCAAGCCAATGCCGAGTTGCTGCGCAGTCGTGGCATCACGCTGTTCGGTCCGGCCAGTGGCAGCCAGGCCTGTGGCGACGTCGGTCCTGGCCGGATGCTGGAGGCCACCGAGCTGGCCCAACTCGCCGCGGATTGCTTCCAGCGCCTGGACCTGACCGGTCGCCATGTGGTCATCACCGCCGGCCCGACTCAAGAAAACATCGATCCGGTGCGCTATATCACCAACCACAGCTCCGGCCGCATGGGCTTTGCCTTGGCGGAAGCAGCGGCGGAGGCGGGCGCGCGCGTCAGCCTGGTGAGCGGTCCGGTGCACCTGGCAACGCCCGATCGCGTCGAGCGCATCGATGTGGTCAGCGCCCGCGACATGCTGGCCGCCTGCGAGGCGCTGATGCCCTGCGACGTGCTCATCGCCTCGGCGGCGGTGGCGGACTATCGCCCCGAGGTGATCGCCCCGCACAAGCTGAAGAAGGACCCCACCCGCGGCGACGGTCTGCTGCTGGAGCTGGTGCGCAACCCAGACATCCTCGCCACCCTGGCGGGGCGCCCGGATCGGCCCTTCAGCGTCGGCTTCGCCGCTGAGACCCAGAATCTGCTGGAGTACGCCCAGCGCAAGTTGCGCGACAAGAACCTCGATCTCATCGTCGCCAACGACGTGGCCAACCCGGCCATCGGCTTCAACAGCGAAGACAACGCGGTTACCGTGATCGACCGTGGTCTGCACGAGATCCGCTTCGAGCAGACCAGCAAGGGCAAGATCGCCCGCCAGCTCATCGCGCTGATTTCCATCCATTTGAAAGACACCGCCAAGACTCATGCATAG
- the dut gene encoding dUTP diphosphatase, translating into MHSLQAKILDPRLGRDFPLPSYVTPGSAGLDLRAMLQEDLVLEPGQTALIPTGLAIHIADPSLAALVLPRSGLGHKHGIVLGNLVGLIDSDYQGELMVSCWNRGQTTFTVSIGERIAQLMLVPVVQAHFDIVESFSETERGSGGFGHSGTR; encoded by the coding sequence ATGCATAGCCTTCAAGCCAAGATCCTCGACCCGCGCCTGGGGCGCGATTTCCCGCTGCCGTCCTACGTCACCCCCGGTTCGGCCGGCCTCGACCTGCGCGCCATGCTGCAGGAGGATCTGGTGTTGGAGCCGGGGCAGACCGCGCTGATCCCTACCGGGCTCGCCATCCACATCGCCGATCCGTCACTGGCCGCCCTGGTGCTGCCGCGTTCGGGGCTGGGCCACAAGCACGGCATCGTGCTCGGCAACCTGGTCGGCCTGATCGACTCGGACTACCAGGGCGAGCTCATGGTGTCCTGCTGGAATCGCGGCCAGACCACCTTCACGGTAAGCATTGGCGAACGTATCGCTCAGCTGATGCTCGTACCTGTGGTGCAGGCGCATTTCGATATCGTGGAGAGCTTTAGCGAGACCGAGCGCGGTAGCGGCGGCTTCGGTCACTCCGGTACCCGCTGA
- a CDS encoding phosphomannomutase/phosphoglucomutase, which translates to MASKERYKITSRNAALPGLGGGLLLALAGLLLAAVVLWFLVLQPQGERNQEQQADQALQAQAASLNQLLVALTRRLQGVAGDALVLQALQGDDPTACTAAETQLRERLGVVDVLVVPAGMRQIDNDRPGPLNYAALDLLKRLESGQRTPPEAYRIGDRWLVYSAQPLRRGDQLLGSVVLVEDLATVLQGWATPPANIGHWRLLQQFPGGAVQQLASGGAPGDAALSRRLATGSALWTLELAPATEINDDLALGAPLVAFAFALFGVLAGFWLVSREMSRRLRDDVRTLAVYAEELDSNQTAKSPALRLAVMEPVAKAMARLAGRPAGSSPDLYATAPSDAVAKTLAEFADRGRPQQSEPLFQTTDILDISILDEDQDLLGLEKPPMSTTPQAPQLNASIFRAYDIRGVVGDSLTAEAAYWIGRAIGSESLARGEPNVAVGRDGRLSGPELVAQLIKGVADSGANVSDVGMVPTPVLYYAANVLEGKSGVMLTGSHNPPDYNGFKIVIAGETLANESIQRLRQRIETGDVASGQGQIKQVDVLKSYADYIRNDVVLAKKLKVVVDAGNGVAAVNAPQLIESLGCEVIPLFCEVDGNFPNHHPDPGKPENLEDLIAKVKETGADLGLAFDGDGDRVGVVTNEGKIIYPDQLLMLFAKDVVSRNPGADIIFDVKCTRRLNNLIAGYGGRPIMWKTGHSLIKKKMKETGALLAGEMSGHVFFKERWFGFDDGIYSAVRLLEILSQEKGSAQQVFDTFPVDISTPEINIQVTEENKFGIIETLQRDAQWGDAQITTLDGVRVDYQNGWGLVRASNTTPVLVLRFEAETLEELERIKTVFRKQLLAVQPDLNLPF; encoded by the coding sequence ATGGCAAGCAAGGAGCGATACAAGATCACGTCTCGCAACGCCGCGCTGCCCGGTTTGGGCGGCGGCCTGTTGCTGGCCTTGGCCGGGCTGCTGCTGGCCGCAGTAGTGCTGTGGTTCCTGGTGCTACAGCCGCAGGGCGAGCGCAACCAGGAGCAGCAGGCCGACCAGGCGCTGCAGGCTCAGGCCGCCTCGCTCAACCAGTTGCTGGTCGCCTTGACCCGTCGCCTGCAGGGCGTCGCCGGGGATGCCCTGGTGCTCCAGGCCTTGCAGGGCGACGATCCCACAGCTTGTACGGCGGCGGAAACCCAGTTGCGCGAGCGGCTGGGCGTGGTCGATGTGCTGGTCGTGCCGGCCGGCATGCGCCAGATCGATAACGACCGCCCCGGCCCACTCAACTACGCCGCCCTCGATCTGCTCAAGCGCCTGGAAAGCGGCCAGCGGACACCCCCGGAAGCCTATCGGATAGGCGATCGCTGGCTGGTCTATAGCGCCCAGCCCTTGCGCCGTGGCGATCAGCTGCTGGGCAGCGTCGTGCTGGTGGAAGACCTGGCGACGGTCCTGCAGGGCTGGGCCACGCCGCCGGCGAATATCGGCCACTGGCGCCTGCTGCAGCAATTCCCCGGTGGCGCCGTCCAGCAACTGGCCAGCGGCGGCGCGCCTGGCGACGCCGCGCTGAGCCGCCGCCTCGCCACGGGCAGTGCGCTCTGGACGCTGGAGCTGGCACCCGCTACGGAGATTAACGACGACCTGGCGCTGGGCGCTCCCCTGGTTGCCTTCGCCTTCGCCCTGTTCGGCGTGCTGGCGGGCTTTTGGCTGGTTTCCCGGGAAATGTCACGACGGCTCCGTGACGACGTCCGCACTCTGGCTGTCTATGCCGAGGAACTTGATTCCAATCAAACAGCCAAAAGCCCGGCCTTACGCCTAGCGGTAATGGAACCCGTGGCCAAGGCGATGGCTCGATTGGCCGGCCGACCGGCCGGTTCGTCGCCGGACCTCTATGCCACGGCACCCAGTGATGCCGTGGCCAAGACCCTGGCGGAGTTTGCCGACAGAGGCCGCCCTCAACAGAGCGAGCCGCTGTTCCAGACCACCGACATCCTCGACATCAGTATCCTCGACGAAGACCAGGATCTCCTGGGATTGGAGAAACCCCCGATGAGCACTACCCCGCAAGCCCCCCAACTCAACGCCAGCATCTTCCGCGCCTACGACATCCGTGGCGTGGTCGGTGACTCCCTGACCGCCGAAGCCGCCTACTGGATCGGGCGTGCCATCGGCTCGGAAAGCCTGGCGCGTGGCGAGCCCAACGTGGCCGTCGGCCGTGATGGCCGCCTGTCCGGTCCCGAACTGGTCGCCCAACTGATCAAGGGCGTGGCCGACAGCGGCGCCAATGTCAGCGACGTCGGCATGGTGCCGACCCCGGTGCTCTACTACGCGGCCAATGTGCTCGAAGGCAAGTCCGGCGTCATGCTCACCGGCAGCCACAACCCGCCGGACTACAACGGCTTCAAGATCGTCATCGCCGGCGAGACCCTGGCCAACGAATCCATCCAGCGTCTGCGCCAGCGCATCGAGACCGGCGACGTGGCCAGCGGCCAGGGCCAGATCAAGCAGGTCGACGTGCTCAAGAGCTACGCCGACTACATCCGCAACGACGTGGTGCTGGCCAAGAAACTCAAGGTGGTGGTGGACGCCGGCAACGGCGTGGCCGCGGTCAACGCGCCCCAGCTGATCGAATCCCTGGGCTGCGAGGTCATCCCGCTGTTCTGCGAGGTGGACGGCAACTTCCCCAACCACCATCCGGATCCAGGCAAGCCTGAGAACCTCGAAGACCTCATCGCCAAGGTCAAGGAAACCGGTGCCGACCTGGGCTTGGCCTTCGACGGCGACGGCGACCGTGTCGGCGTGGTGACCAACGAAGGCAAGATCATCTATCCCGACCAGCTGCTGATGCTGTTCGCCAAGGACGTGGTCTCCCGTAATCCGGGCGCCGACATCATCTTCGACGTCAAGTGCACCCGCCGCCTGAACAACCTCATCGCCGGCTACGGCGGTCGTCCCATCATGTGGAAGACCGGCCATTCGCTGATCAAGAAGAAGATGAAGGAAACCGGCGCCCTGCTGGCTGGCGAGATGAGCGGCCACGTGTTCTTCAAGGAGCGCTGGTTCGGCTTCGACGACGGCATCTACAGCGCCGTGCGTCTCCTGGAGATCCTCAGCCAGGAGAAGGGCAGCGCCCAACAGGTGTTCGATACCTTCCCGGTAGACATCTCCACCCCGGAGATCAATATCCAGGTGACCGAAGAGAACAAGTTCGGCATCATCGAAACCCTGCAGCGCGACGCCCAGTGGGGCGATGCCCAGATCACCACCCTGGATGGCGTCCGCGTCGACTACCAGAACGGTTGGGGCCTGGTGCGTGCGTCCAACACCACGCCGGTGCTGGTGCTGCGCTTCGAGGCGGAAACCCTCGAAGAGCTGGAGCGCATCAAGACGGTGTTCCGCAAGCAACTGCTGGCGGTGCAGCCGGATCTGAATCTGCCGTTCTGA
- the argB gene encoding acetylglutamate kinase has protein sequence MTLSREDASHVAEVLSEALPYIRRFVGKTLVIKYGGNAMESDELKAGFARDIVLMKAVGINPVVVHGGGPQIGDLLKRLSIESHFIDGMRVTDAQTMDVVEMVLGGQVNKDIVNLINRHGGKAIGLTGKDAGLIRATKLKVSRQTPEMTKPEIIDIGHVGEVTGVNTDLINMLVRGDFIPVIAPIGVGQDGESYNINADLVAGKVAEALKAEKLMLLTNIAGLMDKQGQVLTGLSTEQVNGLIADGTIYGGMLPKIRCALEAVQGGVQSAHIIDGRVPNAVLLEIFTDVGVGTLITNRKR, from the coding sequence ATGACCCTGAGCCGCGAGGATGCCTCGCACGTCGCCGAGGTACTGTCCGAGGCGCTGCCCTATATCCGCCGGTTCGTCGGCAAGACGCTGGTGATCAAGTACGGCGGCAACGCCATGGAGAGCGACGAGCTCAAGGCCGGCTTCGCTCGGGACATCGTGCTGATGAAAGCGGTGGGCATCAACCCGGTGGTGGTGCACGGCGGCGGTCCGCAGATCGGCGATCTGCTCAAGCGGCTGTCCATCGAAAGCCACTTCATCGACGGTATGCGCGTCACCGACGCCCAGACCATGGACGTGGTGGAGATGGTGCTGGGTGGCCAGGTCAACAAGGACATCGTCAACCTGATCAACCGTCATGGCGGCAAGGCCATCGGCCTGACCGGCAAGGACGCGGGCCTGATCCGCGCCACCAAGCTCAAGGTCAGCCGGCAGACGCCGGAGATGACCAAGCCGGAGATCATCGACATCGGTCACGTTGGCGAGGTCACCGGGGTCAACACCGACCTGATCAACATGCTGGTGCGTGGCGACTTCATCCCGGTCATCGCCCCCATCGGCGTGGGCCAGGACGGCGAGTCCTACAACATCAACGCCGACCTGGTGGCGGGCAAGGTGGCCGAGGCGCTCAAGGCCGAGAAGCTGATGCTGCTGACCAACATCGCCGGCCTGATGGACAAGCAGGGCCAGGTGCTCACCGGGCTGTCCACCGAGCAGGTCAACGGCCTGATCGCCGACGGCACCATCTACGGCGGCATGCTACCGAAGATCCGTTGCGCCCTGGAAGCGGTGCAGGGCGGCGTGCAGAGCGCTCACATCATCGATGGCCGGGTACCCAATGCGGTGCTGCTGGAGATCTTCACCGACGTCGGCGTCGGTACCCTGATCACCAATCGCAAGCGCTGA
- a CDS encoding urea carboxylase-associated family protein translates to MYKDYPAAYQTTKGSALQVDQAFYARLRERKEARTLIEQFEIPIRTGRAWKVPAGHLFRVTTPHGPQVGDFNVWNAHDPRERMWAARTRQLQGAHVSTYDRLWSNLPFLRPLLTITDDSLASYGIDEHGGRLHDLLGTRCDPYVNKMLTGEDFHHHCHSNLTRAVLPHGLTEFDVHDVLNIFQCTGLNHDDLYFMKACPAKPGDYLEFFAEIDVLCALSTCPGGDLSLAMWGPEAEDPLSVCRPLGVEIYRVEDSLLEGWASPERASYNGQHGLTLPKPSWEQ, encoded by the coding sequence ATGTATAAGGACTATCCCGCCGCCTACCAGACCACCAAGGGCTCCGCCCTGCAGGTCGACCAGGCCTTCTACGCGCGCCTGCGTGAACGCAAGGAGGCGCGTACCCTGATCGAGCAATTCGAGATCCCGATCCGTACCGGTCGCGCCTGGAAGGTCCCGGCTGGCCACCTGTTCCGCGTCACCACCCCGCACGGCCCCCAGGTGGGCGACTTCAACGTGTGGAACGCCCATGACCCGCGCGAGCGGATGTGGGCCGCGCGCACCCGGCAGTTGCAAGGCGCCCATGTCAGCACCTACGACCGCCTCTGGTCGAACCTACCCTTCCTGCGCCCGCTGCTGACCATCACCGACGACAGCCTGGCCAGCTACGGCATCGACGAACACGGCGGCCGCCTGCACGACCTGCTCGGCACTCGCTGCGATCCCTACGTCAACAAGATGCTCACTGGCGAGGATTTCCATCACCACTGCCACTCGAATCTGACCCGCGCGGTGCTGCCCCACGGACTGACCGAATTCGACGTGCACGACGTGCTGAACATCTTCCAGTGCACCGGCCTGAATCACGACGACCTGTATTTCATGAAGGCCTGCCCGGCCAAGCCTGGCGACTACCTGGAATTCTTCGCCGAGATCGACGTGCTCTGCGCCCTGTCCACCTGCCCGGGAGGCGACCTGTCGCTGGCGATGTGGGGGCCCGAGGCCGAGGATCCGCTCAGTGTCTGCCGGCCGTTGGGGGTGGAGATCTACCGGGTCGAGGACAGCCTACTGGAAGGCTGGGCGTCGCCCGAGCGGGCGTCCTACAACGGCCAGCACGGACTGACCCTGCCCAAGCCCAGCTGGGAGCAGTGA
- a CDS encoding GntR family transcriptional regulator — MSGKDAGGLSLGAQLLQEMREDIIGGRLLPGTALVEADLVKAYNASRNTIREALHQLDREGLATYVRHKGVMVRRLGLAEVRDLFLVRRTLELQAIRGSRPLREYQSDLMLDALEAAELAQSREDWRACGTHSLQFHRHIVGLLRSPLLDEFFANVAAQMRLLFSLAPDEEHFQRPWLERDREIHDLLSAGRPHEAAEAMASYLEDSENRLLDLLSSAKPL, encoded by the coding sequence ATGAGCGGCAAGGATGCGGGAGGACTGTCCCTGGGCGCGCAGCTGCTCCAGGAGATGCGCGAAGACATCATCGGCGGTCGCCTGTTGCCTGGTACTGCCCTGGTCGAGGCCGATCTGGTGAAGGCCTACAACGCCTCGCGCAACACCATTCGTGAAGCCCTCCACCAACTGGACCGCGAGGGCCTGGCCACCTATGTGCGCCACAAGGGCGTGATGGTGCGCCGCCTGGGACTGGCGGAAGTGCGCGACCTCTTTCTGGTACGCCGTACCCTGGAACTGCAGGCCATCCGCGGCAGCCGCCCGCTGCGCGAATATCAGTCCGATCTCATGCTGGACGCCCTGGAGGCGGCCGAGCTGGCGCAGTCGCGTGAAGACTGGCGCGCCTGCGGTACCCACAGCCTGCAGTTCCATCGGCACATCGTCGGCTTGCTGCGCAGTCCGTTGCTCGATGAATTCTTCGCCAACGTCGCCGCCCAGATGCGCCTGCTGTTTTCCCTCGCCCCCGATGAAGAACACTTCCAGCGCCCCTGGCTGGAGCGCGACCGCGAGATCCACGACCTGCTCAGTGCCGGTCGCCCCCACGAAGCAGCCGAGGCCATGGCCAGCTACCTCGAGGATTCCGAAAACCGACTGCTGGACCTGTTGAGTTCAGCCAAACCACTCTGA
- a CDS encoding DUF4124 domain-containing protein, with protein sequence MVVRRAIASLLLLALPLASPAAELYRYLDRNGTLVIDRQGVPPEYAGKGYDVLNEQGRVIRKVAPALPAAELERRERERQQAAADAQLLKLYSSVEDVDRAKTRKLAELDGLVAIKKANLDSAHQLQNQLMEQAAVQQRNGQALPADLQARLDAAAADQVRLQADLQRYAELRLSTIAAFDADRARMQRLEASQGTTR encoded by the coding sequence ATGGTGGTACGCCGCGCTATCGCCAGCCTGTTGCTGCTCGCCCTGCCGTTGGCCAGTCCGGCGGCCGAGCTGTATCGGTATCTGGATCGCAACGGGACCCTGGTCATCGATCGCCAGGGCGTGCCGCCGGAGTATGCCGGCAAGGGCTACGACGTGCTCAACGAACAGGGCCGGGTGATCCGCAAGGTCGCCCCCGCTCTGCCCGCTGCGGAACTGGAACGTCGTGAGCGGGAACGCCAGCAGGCCGCCGCCGACGCCCAGTTGCTCAAGCTCTACAGCAGCGTCGAGGATGTCGACCGCGCCAAGACGCGCAAGCTGGCGGAGCTGGATGGCCTGGTGGCTATCAAGAAAGCCAATCTGGATTCCGCGCACCAGCTGCAGAACCAATTGATGGAGCAGGCCGCGGTGCAGCAGCGTAATGGCCAGGCGCTCCCCGCCGACCTGCAGGCACGCCTCGATGCCGCCGCCGCCGATCAGGTTCGCCTCCAGGCCGATCTGCAGCGCTACGCCGAGCTGCGTCTTAGCACCATCGCCGCCTTCGACGCCGACCGGGCGCGCATGCAGCGGCTGGAAGCTAGCCAGGGTACGACCCGCTAG
- the pyrE gene encoding orotate phosphoribosyltransferase has protein sequence MQAYQRNFIRFAIERGVLRFGEFTLKSGRVSPYFFNAGLFHSGSALAELGRCYADALVAAKLPFDVLFGPAYKGIPLAAATAVALAEHHGQDTPWCFNRKEAKDHGEGGLLVGAPLTGKALIIDDVITAGTAIREVMQIIQAQGASAAGVLIALNRQERGRGELSAIQEVERDYGIPVLSIVALDQVLEYLAEDAELKRHLPAVQDYRAQYGI, from the coding sequence ATGCAGGCGTATCAGCGTAATTTCATTCGTTTCGCCATCGAGCGCGGAGTTCTGCGTTTTGGTGAATTCACCCTGAAATCGGGTCGTGTCAGCCCGTATTTCTTCAATGCCGGCCTGTTCCACAGCGGTTCGGCGCTGGCCGAGCTCGGGCGCTGCTATGCCGATGCGCTGGTCGCGGCCAAGCTGCCCTTCGACGTGCTGTTCGGCCCGGCCTACAAGGGCATTCCCCTGGCTGCCGCCACCGCGGTGGCCCTGGCCGAGCATCATGGTCAGGACACGCCCTGGTGCTTCAACCGCAAGGAAGCCAAGGATCACGGCGAAGGCGGCCTGCTGGTGGGCGCTCCCCTGACCGGCAAGGCGCTGATCATCGACGACGTCATCACCGCCGGCACGGCCATCCGCGAAGTCATGCAGATCATCCAGGCGCAGGGTGCCAGCGCCGCCGGGGTGCTCATCGCCCTCAACCGCCAGGAGCGCGGGCGCGGCGAGCTGTCGGCCATCCAGGAGGTCGAGCGTGACTACGGCATTCCGGTGCTGAGCATCGTGGCGCTGGATCAGGTGCTCGAGTACCTGGCCGAGGACGCCGAGCTCAAGCGGCATCTGCCGGCCGTGCAGGACTATCGCGCTCAATACGGCATCTAG